The following are from one region of the Mixophyes fleayi isolate aMixFle1 chromosome 7, aMixFle1.hap1, whole genome shotgun sequence genome:
- the LOC142098574 gene encoding uncharacterized protein LOC142098574 — MNSDRDRQQVCLGEETARETDGSQKRDMDSLGQSRGRNGVVVGISSRSSENDLKWLKTFIYSEFKTIIVKYLPITNRNQYSWEEEVKKCNVVILYHTKNQGRINIVDIDGALYDKELTYMSNTLGRDKVLVVLDDVENASEDDRQRILEKQPSIQRLSSQFLIFTEYKNSEADSSKKMDLRMFIDWAVQSSEKKEIGKSQDRQTQESKRPETNPDQQMEKWRKLTASQDQCRQKGKKSAKIQEHCRQKESESATSQGQCRRRTWNQEQAKVSAGRRGRN, encoded by the exons ATGAACAGTGACCGAGACAGACAGCAAGTGTGTCTAGGAGAAGAGACTGCGAGAGAGACAGACGGATCACAGAAAAGAGACATGGACAGCTTAGGACAGAGCCGTGGAAG GAATGGGGTTGTTGTAGGGATCAGCTCCAGGTCCTCAGAGAACGACCTCAAGTGGTTGAAGACTTTTATCTACTCAGAATTTAAAACTATCATCGTGAAGTATCTTCCAATCACCAACAGAAATCAATATTCATGGGAAGAAGAAGTGAAGAAATGCAATGTTGTAATTCTGTATCACACCAAAAACCAGGGACGGATAAATATTGTTGATATAGATGGAGCGTTATATGACAAGGAGCTTACCTACATGTCTAATACTCTAG GTAGAGATAAGGTTCTGGTTGTGCTGGATGATGTGGAGAATGCATCTGAGGATGACAGACAGAGAATCCTGGAGAAACAGCCCAGCATCCAACGTCTGTCCTCTCAGTTCCTCATTTTTACTGAATATAAAAATTCGGAAGCTGATTCCAGTAAAAAAATGGATTTACGGATGTTTATTGATTGGG CTGTCCAATCATCTGAGAAGAAGGAAATAGGAAAGAGCCAAGATCGGCAGACTCAGGAGTCTAAGAGACCAGAAACAAACCCAGATCAGCAGATGGAGAAGTGGAGGAAGTTAACAGCAAGCCAAGATCAGTGCAGgcagaaaggaaaaaaatcagCAAAAATCCAAGAGCACTGCAGGCAGAAGGAAAGCGAATCagcaacaagccaaggtcagtgcaggagaagGACATGGAATcaggaacaagccaaggtcagtgcAGGCAGAAGGGGAAGGAATTAG